Proteins co-encoded in one Zygotorulaspora mrakii chromosome 5, complete sequence genomic window:
- the TDA5 gene encoding Tda5p (similar to Saccharomyces cerevisiae YLR426W; ancestral locus Anc_4.306), protein MSVDWVIQWVFLPVVKCPFLLCFLCRIKSRLVWCFCVLYSVSLFILLKVNTRFKCHGANLWVTIEHIKNARVVITGGSSGLGHAIIKELLSRYKDLTIFNIDLNESPIADKRIKTYKCDLGISSERDEMIKKIQRDCDGPVHLVVNNAGMRSKYQQFQKLHGKAFEHILSVNTLAPTKIIQAFAPKENNLDQCYIVNVASTLAILSASKVAPYASSKAALIALHRSYCFELESRHISNIRTLLVVPGQLNTDLFGGFTPPRQFFAPVVDCDALAKSIVDRCEKGQRGDLCAPFYSNLISLLMSLPYAVQILARKFAQLDDCLPDD, encoded by the coding sequence ATGAGTGTAGATTGGGTTATTCAGTGGGTTTTTCTTCCTGTTGTCAAGTGTCCTTTTTTGCTGTGCTTCCTATGTAGAATTAAGTCGAGACTGGTGTGGTGTTTCTGCGTGTTATACTCAGTTTCGCTCTTCATTCTGCTGAAGGTGAATACTAGGTTCAAATGTCATGGAGCTAATTTGTGGGTTACAATCGAACATATTAAAAATGCTAGAGTGGTGATTACCGGCGGCAGCAGTGGATTGGGTCATGCCATAATCAAAGAACTTCTTTCACGATACAAAGACCTTACAATCTTCAATATTGATTTAAATGAATCGCCGATCGCagataaaagaataaaaacaTATAAGTGCGATTTGGGAATCTCTTCAGAGAGAGAtgaaatgataaaaaagatcCAGAGGGATTGTGATGGTCCGGTTCATCTTGTTGTAAATAACGCTGGTATGAGGTCGAAATATCAGCAATTCCAAAAGTTACATGGCAAAGCTTTTGAACACATACTCTCTGTCAATACTTTGGCCCCAACCAAAATCATACAGGCATTTGCTCCAAAAGAGAATAATTTGGATCAATGTTATATAGTAAACGTTGCAAGCACACTAGCAATTCTGTCAGCTTCAAAAGTAGCGCCATACGCAAGCAGTAAAGCCGCGCTTATTGCCCTTCATAGATCCTACTGCTTCGAATTGGAAAGTAGGCATATATCCAATATACGAACTCTTTTGGTTGTTCCGGGTCAGTTGAATACCGATCTGTTTGGGGGATTTACACCACCTCGTCAGTTCTTTGCACCTGTGGTTGATTGTGACGCCCTGGCAAAGAGTATTGTTGATAGGTGTGAAAAGGGCCAAAGAGGTGACTTGTGTGCTCCATTTTATTCCAATTTGATATCTCTGTTGATGTCACTACCTTACGCAGTGCAGATCTTAGCCCGTAAATTCGCACAGCTAGATGATTGTTTACCAGACGATTGA
- the TUS1 gene encoding Rho family guanine nucleotide exchange factor TUS1 (similar to Saccharomyces cerevisiae TUS1 (YLR425W); ancestral locus Anc_4.305) produces the protein MNENGSNYNARFSAPLKREIIPLPKLPPLNTTGATFKERSKSHRSSTELPIGWTPVSGHDQSLSYVSEQEHTSSGTTLSSRYEQPDLYVTSPSSSARMRPPPPPPPQPRNRQILNELSTVPRSTPHTPPRFGTTLGKSSPNASYSSPFVGEAEIEQGFQKEGVNSRVYRSPFIGDPDLSIVRGSAKDNGVKTKTSNESMPYISFDNTAYHTRALPPLPTPDGRKSATTDFLELYNLPPPTLHNKTRDVSNHSRVSDSIDSYYSDTNYAFNNSEARHSSFNSFLGGKPLEQAPSITAPTQPFSIDSLDENKLYQCYSVYRLSDIYEWVLKVYFEWFNECVFGKIEFFQMVQLLLEFQLPKSFDQDTIDSNVDRIIESLVTQKAVRFEPDNDEEITIIVAGLNTSGIFTELLPCYSFIDANYGSTDFTLCYSLTCVNRLPSENRQEIKLSELIDKSVGVWADYWKLTPEEIADINPREVQRQSFIFDLIILEERSLNMANAAVEIYGKRYDPELLPNEPDFAKNAFDIFEPMIHLHKEYLLSPILWKLKTRGKFIDGIGKIYLKWCNEAHDLYLNYACSMAKVHDIITWEKRHNTRFAQWLRDVDNSPEISRSKMYHDVIFFGGFFKSLQNLPITLNSILKNTERSSEDYAYLELLIAQIENLSVEVDRAHGDAVDKQKLMRFSEQLVFRNSGGSNTVGYVNLATKDHEEAERLKQDRLDLGLRDPHRRLIYSGIVMKRRELWVDYSQVYIVLLDNYFLITEIVNKGDQKRYKLAERPIPIDYLSLEQRKIQDIPQSATGSQRDSMIRFGKASSLTPLSAVRPQLKSSTIMVARPTSAFDALASTGTEISNETSSSAEFSFKIRNTATNESFTFYLNSSEDCQRWTSAIMNCFKVSSDHKSKVGLDLQVLSTEFSYSEKDAPVNLPVAPEGSDIDIALKHYEIEMNDLNSVVNTWPTTIFCSSYFEFEGQSFLLVATDYGVLLRREGNGASRLIRVLQTNDVRQIEVNSNLGLVFVLDNRILCYFNIASIVGAYFNPGKYLKHNRIVGVILRDKVRCFKFAEDFGNSRHLFFERKGKIFVLTPEFDRLTKILQFFKVYKVYKLPVFNNGLNIPEIDDIVIFKKCFVACTSKGAFLYHDSFNDDGITLPSFLNDHAMSSYMRHPHLSSNPFRTAVESSSKKDSSIQKMAEYVKKDVATNKTKPITCFQLKGTTEFLLIYDEAVVKIDCHGQISDWKQDILVLDFYCTGASYHMGYLTLIGDNLVQVYNLMQPKQVLGNLVPIQIIKGKKVKLLSCSQNHATVIALSHPNIANRQLLLACIPKASSLSMSM, from the coding sequence ATGAATGAGAATGGCTCAAACTATAATGCCAGATTTTCAGCCCCTTTAAAGAGGGAAATCATACCGCTTCCAAAATTACCACCTTTAAATACTACTGGGGCTACATTTAAAGAACGATCTAAATCTCACAGAAGCAGCACTGAATTACCTATAGGTTGGACTCCTGTAAGTGGGCACGACCAAAGCTTATCTTATGTTAGTGAGCAGGAACATACTTCTTCAGGAACCACATTGTCATCAAGGTATGAGCAACCAGATTTGTACGTAACCTCACCTTCCAGTTCTGCCAGAATGCGACCACCACCGCCACCGCCGCCGCAACCAAGGAATCGAcaaatattgaatgaaCTCTCCACAGTCCCGAGGTCCACACCCCATACACCGCCCAGGTTTGGAACTACCCTGGGCAAGTCAAGCCCAAATGCATCATATAGTTCTCCATTTGTCGGCGAAGCTGAAATAGAGCAAGGTTTTCAAAAGGAAGGGGTGAATTCAAGAGTATATAGATCACCGTTCATCGGGGATCCAGATTTGAGTATTGTTAGGGGGAGCGCGAAGGATAATGGCGTAAAGACCAAGACCTCAAATGAAAGTATGCCGTATATTTCTTTCGACAATACTGCCTACCACACAAGAGCCCTGCCCCCACTTCCGACACCAGATGGGAGGAAATCAGCAACTACCGACTTCTTGGAACTGTATAATTTGCCCCCTCCAACACTGCACAACAAAACTCGTGACGTTAGCAATCACAGTCGAGTGTCTGATAGCATCGATAGCTACTATTCTGATACAAACTACGCGTTTAACAATTCTGAAGCACGACATAGCAGCTTTAATTCATTTCTTGGGGGCAAACCCTTAGAACAGGCACCCAGTATCACAGCACCAACTCAGCCCTTTAGTATTGATTCCCTGGATGAGAACAAACTTTACCAATGTTACAGTGTGTATCGGCTGTCTGACATTTACGAATGGGTCTTGAAAGtttattttgaatggtTTAATGAATGTGTTTTCGGAAAGATAGAGTTTTTTCAGATGGTGCAACTACTTTTGGAATTTCAATTGccaaaaagttttgatcAAGACACCATAGACTCCAACGTGGACCGAATTATTGAGTCTTTGGTCACTCAAAAAGCCGTTCGATTTGAACCGgacaatgatgaagaaattacTATAATAGTAGCTGGCCTAAACACAAGTGGTATATTTACAGAGCTGTTACCTTGTTATTCATTTATTGATGCAAATTATGGCTCTACAGATTTCACTCTTTGCTACTCTTTAACTTGTGTGAATCGCTTACCTTCAGAGAATAGACAAGAAATTAAACTTTCAGAGTTGATTGACAAATCCGTCGGTGTATGGGCAGACTACTGGAAGCTAACACCTGAAGAAATAGCTGATATAAACCCGCGTGAAGTACAGCGTCAAAGCTTTATATTTGATTTAATAATACTGGAGGAGAGATCTCTGAATATGGCCAACGctgctgttgaaatatatggAAAACGATATGACCCGGAGCTGCTCCCAAATGAGCCCGACTTCgcaaaaaatgcatttgatatttttgagcCAATGATTCACCTGCATAAAGAGTATTTGCTCTCACCTATTCTCTGGAAGTTGAAAACGCGAGGTAAGTTCATTGATGGCATaggaaaaatatatctGAAATGGTGCAATGAAGCACACGATCTGTACCTGAACTATGCCTGCTCAATGGCTAAAGTTCATGATATTATAACGTGGGAAAAACGGCATAATACTCGATTCGCTCAATGGTTAAGAGATGTGGACAACTCACCTGAGATCAGTCGCTCCAAGATGTATCATgatgtcatttttttcggAGGGTTTTTCAAGTCGTTGCAGAATTTACCGATCACCTTGAACTCTATATTAAAGAACACAGAGCGTTCCTCTGAAGATTATGCTTACCTCGAGCTACTTATAGCGCAGATAGAGAATTTGAGTGTAGAAGTTGATCGTGCGCATGGTGATGCTGTCGataaacaaaaattgatgcGATTTTCAGAACAGCTGGTTTTTAGGAATAGTGGTGGCAGTAACACTGTTGGCTACGTGAATTTAGCAACTAAGGATCACGAGGAGGCTGAGAGACTGAAACAAGATAGACTGGATCTAGGTTTGAGGGATCCTCATCGTAGATTGATATATTCTGGAATAGTTATGAAGAGAAGAGAATTATGGGTTGATTATTCCCAAGTTTACATTGTTTTGCTTGACAATTACTTTTTAATCACAGAAATTGTAAACAAAGGCGATCAGAAGAGGTACAAGCTGGCTGAACGCCCGATACCAATAGATTATCTCAGTCTAGAACAGAGGAAAATACAGGACATTCCTCAAAGTGCTACAGGTAGCCAGAGAGACTCAATGATAAGATTTGGTAAAGCATCTAGCCTTACGCCCTTGTCTGCTGTTCGCCCCCAACTGAAAAGCAGTACAATCATGGTGGCGAGACCTACTTCAGCTTTTGATGCTCTGGCAAGTACAGGCACGGAAATATCTAATGAGACTTCAAGCTCTGCCGAATTTTCCTTTAAAATCAGGAACACAGCAACTAATGAATCCTTTACTTTTTACCTAAATTCATCTGAAGATTGTCAGCGCTGGACTTCAGCGATAATGAACTGTTTCAAAGTTTCCAGTGATCATAAGTCTAAAGTTGGGCTTGATTTACAAGTTCTTAGTACTGAGTTCTCATATTCAGAAAAGGATGCACCCGTAAATCTGCCCGTCGCGCCTGAAGGGTCGGATATCGATATCGCTTTGAAACACTACGAAATCGAAATGAACGATTTAAATTCTGTAGTTAACACATGGCCCACAACTATCTTTTGCTCCTCTTACTTCGAATTTGAAGGacaaagttttcttttagtGGCGACAGATTATGGTGTCTTACTTAGGCGCGAGGGTAACGGGGCATCTAGGCTTATAAGAGTACTACAAACAAACGACGTGAGGCAAATCGAAGTAAACTCAAATTTGGGTTTAGTTTTTGTCCTGGATAACAGGATTTTGTGTTATTTTAACATTGCTAGTATTGTAGGGGCTTATTTTAATCCAGGGAAGTATCTCAAGCACAATCGAATAGTCGGGGTTATCTTGAGGGATAAAGTTCGATGCTTCAAGTTTGCGGAGGACTTTGGTAATTCTAGACATTTATTTTTCGAGAGAAAGGGCAAGATTTTTGTATTAACACCAGAATTTGATAGATTGACAAAAATATTgcagtttttcaaagtttaCAAGGTGTATAAATTACCAGTTTTTAATAATGGCCTGAACATACCGGAAATTGATGACATTGTGATATTTAAGAAATGCTTTGTCGCTTGTACGTCCAAAGGTGCTTTTCTGTATCATGATTCATTTAATGACGATGGAATAACACTTCCTAGTTTTTTAAATGATCATGCAATGTCAAGCTATATGAGACACCCGCATTTAAGCTCCAATCCCTTCAGAACTGCGGTAGAATCCTCGTCGAAAAAGGATTCATCTATACAAAAGATGGCGGAATATGTTAAGAAGGATGTTGCTACTAATAAAACAAAACCCATCACTTGTTTTCAGTTAAAAGGCACTACTGAATTTCTACTAATATATGACGAGGCTGTAGTTAAAATCGATTGCCATGGACAAATCAGTGACTGGAAGCAAGATATTCTGGTTCTCGATTTTTACTGTACCGGAGCATCTTATCATATGGGATATCTTACCTTGATAGGTGATAATTTGGTTCAAGTTTACAATCTAATGCAGCCGAAGCAGGTTCTAGGGAACTTGGTGCCCattcaaatcatcaaagGTAAAAAGGTAAAACTCCTGAGTTGCAGTCAGAATCACGCAACTGTAATCGCTTTGAGTCATCCTAATATAGCCAACAGACAGCTCCTGCTGGCATGCATTCCCAAAGCTTCTAGCCTCTCCATGTCTATGTAA
- the CYB2 gene encoding L-lactate dehydrogenase (cytochrome) (similar to Saccharomyces cerevisiae CYB2 (YML054C); ancestral locus Anc_4.304), producing the protein MHFLRIRAFGIFGSSKAYLNARPRGSRVVRQSSRGIAGRSGRFAGISTFRRSFSVIAAAAVVTIGAAGLYSGLIENATKEDMLKKPISPHEVAKHNSKRDCWVVINGYVYDLTDFIPAHPGGPGVISVNAGKDVTAMFEPIHAPDVIEKYIPIEKRLGPLQGEMPKGLVCPPFAPGESYDDLYAKQELRNRLPPLDNISNAYDFEHLASKVLTKQAWAYYSSGADDEVSMRENHSAYHRIFFKPRILVNVKDVDTSTKMLGTEVDLPFYVSATALCKLGNPKEGEKDIARGCGSGPKKIPQMISTLASCSLEEILDAAPSKDQIQWFQLYVNSDRKITDDLIRKSEELGLKALFVTVDAPALGNREKDAKVKFSSKKHGPQSMSKMKSDGESNGASRALSSFIDPSLSWDDIIEFKKKTKLPIVIKGVQRVEDVIKAVDIGVAGVVLSNHGGRQLDFSRSPVEVLAEAAPIIKDRKLDQKFELFVDGGVCRGTDILKALCLGASGVGIGRPFLYANSTYGEAGVRKLIEKLNFELEISMRSLGVNSLKDLNPDLLDLTALKNRSVLVPTDYLYAEAYEKGTLAEFQPQSA; encoded by the coding sequence ATGCATTTTTTGAGAATTAGGGCTTTTGGGATCTTTGGATCATCGAAAGCATATTTAAATGCTCGACCAAGAGGTTCTAGAGTCGTGCGACAGTCGAGCAGAGGCATTGCTGGTCGTTCTGGTCGGTTCGCTGGCATAAGCACGTTCAGAAGGAGCTTTTCAGTCAttgcagcagcagcagtcGTTACTATAGGAGCGGCCGGTTTGTATTCAGGTTTGATAGAGAATGCAACAAAGGAGGATATGTTAAAAAAACCAATCAGCCCACATGAAGTAGCCAAACATAATAGCAAGCGCGATTGCTGGGTTGTTATCAACGGATATGTCTACGATTTGACAGATTTCATTCCGGCACATCCGGGTGGTCCGGGGGTTATTTCCGTGAACGCTGGTAAAGATGTTACGGCAATGTTCGAACCTATCCATGCTCCCGATGTAATTGAAAAGTATATTCCAATTGAGAAAAGACTGGGTCCATTACAGGGAGAAATGCCAAAAGGGTTGGTTTGTCCACCATTTGCACCGGGCGAATCTTATGACGACTTGTATGCTAAGCAGGAACTTAGAAATCGACTACCACCGCTAGATAATATATCTAATGCTTATGATTTTGAGCATCTGGCATCAAAGGTTTTGACGAAACAAGCGTGGGCCTACTACTCATCAGGAGCAGATGATGAAGTTTCCATGAGAGAAAATCATTCTGCATATCATagaatcttcttcaaaccGAGGATTCTTGTTAATGTTAAGGATGTTGACACTTCAACGAAGATGTTGGGGACAGAAGTTGATCTTCCCTTTTATGTGTCCGCAACTGCGTTATGTAAACTAGGAAATCCAAAAGAGGGTGAAAAGGATATTGCTCGTGGTTGCGGTTCGGGACCGAAGAAAATTCCTCAAATGATTTCGACACTTGCTTCCTGTTCTCTTGAGGAGATTCTCGATGCTGCTCCATCAAAGGATCAAATTCAGTGGTTTCAATTATATGTTAATAGTGATAGAAAGATAACTGACGATCTGATTCGTAAGAGTGAAGAACTGGGTTTGAAAGCTCTCTTTGTGACCGTAGACGCTCCAGCTCTCGGAAATAGGGAGAAGGACGCCAAAGTAAAGTTCTCGTCAAAGAAACATGGTCCTCAAAGTATGTCGAAAATGAAATCGGATGGTGAATCAAACGGCGCATCAAGGgctttatcatcatttatAGATCCGTCTTTGTCATGGGATGATATCATTGagttcaagaagaaaacaaagttGCCAATAGTCATTAAAGGAGTCCAAAGGGTCGAAGATGTTATCAAAGCCGTGGACATAGGTGTTGCCGGCGTTGTACTCTCAAACCATGGTGGCCGTCAACtggatttttcaagatcCCCAGTGGAAGTTCTTGCCGAAGCTGCGCCAATTATAAAAGATCGTAAACTGGATCAAAAGTTCGAGCTTTTCGTTGATGGTGGTGTTTGTCGTGGAACAGACATTCTAAAGGCGTTATGTTTGGGAGCTAGTGGTGTGGGTATAGGACGTCCATTTCTGTATGCTAATTCTACTTATGGTGAAGCTGGTGTCAGaaaactaattgaaaaGCTAAATTTCGAGCTTGAAATATCTATGAGGTCCTTAGGTGTCAATAGTCTCAAAGATTTGAATCCAGATTTGCTAGACTTGACAGCCTTGAAAAACAGATCAGTATTGGTGCCTACGGATTACTTATACGCGGAAGCGTACGAAAAAGGGACCTTGGCTGAGTTTCAACCGCAATCCGCTTAA